Proteins encoded in a region of the Brevefilum fermentans genome:
- a CDS encoding sensor histidine kinase: MSLRLRLTLVYSGMLSGFIGLLSILIYAFVSMLFVNFIDDYLEDNANLIISHLQADSTGNLIVGSDLLLLSDDVFFQIWSADLQLIARSENAAQLTHALDPVSLGEQVVQFNEVEIDGEYFRILSVPLKVDNQPSGCLQAGLELGEIRFTLKLIKIAFLVSAIFAICVSIVLGWIVIGHALSPLAIMADITNRITSTNDLSQRIPLSTGSGDEINALALNFNQTFVRLERLFDSQRRFLADVSHDLRTPLTVIKGNVGLMRIMKTFDEDSLNTIEKEVDRLSRLVGDLLLMAQAEAGKLPLTIVEVDVGEILLEVFEEMNVISGGKHALHLGDFDQARVYGDRDRLKQAFLNLGANAINYTPEGKRIELRLIQHEDWVECVVRDEGQGIPKEELGLLFERFSRGEKSRTRYENRSGFGLGLPIAYWIVRNHKGRIDVETQEGVGTVFTVWLPKTQDEESHPPLRGVSPGVNYPS; encoded by the coding sequence ATGTCACTGCGGCTGCGTTTGACATTAGTGTATTCTGGAATGCTGAGCGGGTTTATTGGCTTGCTCAGCATTCTTATTTATGCTTTTGTCAGCATGCTGTTTGTGAATTTTATTGATGATTATCTTGAGGACAATGCCAACCTGATCATCTCTCATTTGCAGGCTGATTCGACTGGCAACCTGATCGTTGGATCTGATCTCCTGCTGCTCTCTGATGATGTTTTTTTTCAGATCTGGTCAGCAGACCTTCAGTTGATTGCCAGGTCGGAAAATGCGGCACAGCTGACACATGCCCTGGACCCGGTTTCCCTGGGTGAACAGGTTGTCCAGTTCAATGAAGTTGAGATCGATGGGGAGTACTTCCGAATTCTGTCAGTCCCCCTGAAGGTTGACAACCAGCCCAGCGGATGTCTTCAAGCCGGCCTGGAGCTGGGCGAAATACGCTTCACATTGAAATTAATTAAAATTGCTTTCCTGGTTTCTGCGATCTTTGCGATTTGTGTCTCGATTGTGTTAGGGTGGATTGTGATCGGCCATGCCTTATCTCCACTGGCAATCATGGCTGATATTACCAATCGGATTACCAGCACCAATGACCTTTCTCAAAGAATTCCGTTGTCAACCGGATCGGGTGATGAGATCAATGCTTTGGCTTTAAACTTTAACCAAACCTTCGTACGACTTGAGCGTTTATTTGATTCTCAAAGACGGTTTTTAGCCGATGTGAGCCACGATTTGCGCACACCGTTGACGGTCATTAAAGGCAATGTGGGGCTCATGCGCATCATGAAGACCTTTGATGAAGATTCACTGAATACCATTGAAAAAGAGGTGGATCGCTTATCAAGGTTGGTGGGAGACTTATTATTAATGGCTCAGGCTGAAGCAGGCAAACTGCCCCTGACCATTGTCGAAGTTGACGTTGGAGAGATCCTTCTCGAAGTATTTGAAGAGATGAATGTCATTTCAGGCGGAAAACATGCACTTCACCTGGGTGATTTTGACCAGGCGCGGGTGTATGGAGATCGTGATCGTTTGAAACAGGCGTTTTTGAACCTGGGGGCTAATGCTATCAATTACACGCCCGAAGGCAAACGCATTGAACTCCGTTTGATCCAGCATGAGGATTGGGTTGAATGCGTTGTGCGCGATGAAGGCCAGGGAATTCCAAAGGAAGAGCTTGGACTCCTTTTTGAGCGATTTAGCCGCGGTGAAAAATCGCGCACTCGGTATGAAAATCGGTCGGGTTTTGGTTTGGGTCTGCCCATCGCCTATTGGATTGTGCGCAATCACAAGGGACGCATCGATGTGGAAACACAGGAGGGTGTGGGAACGGTTTTTACAGTCTGGCTGCCAAAGACCCAGGACGAGGAATCCCATCCACCCTTAAGGGGGGTATCACCGGGCGTAAACTATCCATCATAG
- a CDS encoding response regulator transcription factor, whose protein sequence is MDERILIIEDDEEILRVLNRVLTYEGYLVDTALTGKAGLLLASEQRPDLVILDLMLPNIDGLEVGRRLQKLGNQPILILTAKDSLEDQVKGLDSGADDYMVKPFEMDELLARIRALLRRTAADRIKILEFEDLVLDSGTHRAKRGDREIVLTAKEFDLLDLFMRHPRMVMSREVIFDKVWDYDFGGESNVLDVYIRYLRQKLEAGGEPRLIYTVRGVGYVMREPEVQP, encoded by the coding sequence ATGGACGAGAGAATCTTGATTATTGAAGATGATGAGGAGATCCTGCGTGTCTTAAACCGAGTCCTGACCTATGAAGGCTACCTGGTCGATACAGCATTGACCGGCAAAGCGGGCCTTTTATTGGCCAGTGAGCAGCGGCCGGACCTGGTGATTCTAGACCTGATGCTCCCCAACATCGACGGATTGGAAGTTGGTCGCCGTTTGCAGAAACTGGGGAACCAACCCATCCTGATTTTAACCGCCAAGGACAGCCTGGAAGACCAGGTGAAGGGTTTGGATTCTGGTGCAGATGATTACATGGTCAAACCCTTTGAAATGGATGAATTGCTGGCTCGGATTCGCGCCTTACTCCGCAGGACGGCTGCTGACCGGATCAAAATCCTGGAATTTGAAGACCTTGTTCTGGACAGCGGAACGCATCGCGCAAAGCGTGGCGATCGTGAGATTGTGTTGACAGCGAAAGAATTTGATCTTTTAGACCTGTTCATGCGCCACCCCAGGATGGTTATGTCGCGCGAAGTAATTTTTGACAAGGTTTGGGATTATGATTTTGGGGGAGAGAGTAATGTTTTAGATGTTTACATCCGTTATCTGCGTCAAAAACTTGAAGCTGGCGGCGAACCCCGCTTAATCTACACGGTTCGTGGCGTGGGCTATGTTATGCGAGAGCCTGAAGTTCAACCATAG
- a CDS encoding sugar transferase yields MTCVLLPRGIPVIKRVLDIIISFPALIVLSPLFLIISMIVVIQYGPPIVFKQNRPGYQGQIFTIYKFRTMHNRADEHGNPLPDAQRLTKFGRFLRATSLDELPELINVLKGEMSIVGPRPLLVEYLDRYSPHQFRRHEVLPGITGWAQVHGRNVITWQEKFDLDVWYVDHWSIWLDLKTILLTVVKVLRREGISQPGQATAEPFFGNPPETGEPSSSEHQPKA; encoded by the coding sequence ATGACATGTGTTTTATTGCCTAGAGGCATCCCCGTTATCAAACGGGTTCTAGATATTATTATATCATTTCCTGCATTAATCGTGCTTTCTCCGTTATTTTTGATCATCAGCATGATTGTGGTCATCCAATACGGACCTCCGATCGTGTTTAAGCAGAATCGCCCGGGCTACCAGGGCCAGATTTTCACCATCTATAAATTCAGAACAATGCACAATCGAGCAGACGAGCACGGGAATCCCTTACCGGATGCCCAACGTCTGACAAAATTTGGCCGTTTCCTGCGTGCCACCAGCCTCGACGAATTGCCCGAACTGATCAATGTTCTCAAAGGCGAGATGAGCATCGTCGGGCCGCGACCGTTGTTGGTTGAGTATCTGGATCGGTACAGCCCACACCAGTTCCGCCGTCACGAGGTTCTTCCAGGTATCACCGGGTGGGCACAGGTCCACGGCCGTAATGTCATCACCTGGCAGGAGAAATTCGACCTGGACGTCTGGTATGTTGACCATTGGTCAATTTGGCTGGATCTAAAAACGATCCTGTTGACGGTTGTTAAAGTACTGCGCCGAGAGGGCATATCTCAGCCCGGACAGGCAACGGCAGAACCGTTTTTCGGCAATCCACCCGAAACGGGTGAACCTTCATCAAGCGAACATCAACCTAAGGCGTGA
- a CDS encoding type 1 periplasmic-binding domain-containing protein encodes MIKLKFAFQNLFLIFCVGLMLSVAGCAPAVPIVDQPTEEPLVDTPVSPVLEVTTPSPIPEALPTVLLITGTEVDPFMVSQSEDMLEKLAEEASMQFAKLEGLEPEMLTPEVKVVVGVGQDLDLNTLAVNYPGIAFVAIGSATASVADNVSVIGNPAVETRQKAFMAGYLSAITSSDNKIAALIAEENPARDLLAESYEVGARFFCGICHQVFPPYGTFPQWEAVSTSTLANDFRAIIDQYSNIAVEIMYVDGDLASPELFAYLEEVGIKVVSDRSPDLPRSNWIGTIAVDPAPALEAIWPDLIAAGAGKQVPALIVLTDRHSGLLSAGRYRLFEAMTTDLQSGMVSIEITP; translated from the coding sequence ATGATAAAGTTAAAATTTGCTTTTCAAAATTTATTTTTGATCTTTTGCGTTGGTTTAATGCTGAGTGTGGCTGGCTGTGCGCCCGCTGTACCAATCGTTGATCAGCCCACAGAAGAGCCCCTGGTCGACACGCCCGTCTCCCCTGTTTTGGAAGTCACGACGCCCTCGCCCATCCCTGAGGCTTTGCCAACAGTCTTACTGATCACGGGGACTGAAGTTGATCCTTTTATGGTCTCCCAAAGCGAGGATATGCTGGAAAAATTGGCAGAAGAAGCATCCATGCAATTTGCAAAGCTTGAGGGCTTGGAACCCGAGATGCTGACACCGGAGGTTAAAGTGGTCGTCGGTGTTGGTCAGGACCTGGATTTGAACACCCTGGCAGTCAACTATCCGGGTATTGCCTTTGTGGCGATTGGTAGTGCAACCGCATCCGTAGCCGATAACGTCAGTGTGATTGGAAACCCGGCTGTTGAAACGCGACAGAAAGCCTTTATGGCAGGATATTTATCAGCAATAACCTCGTCTGACAATAAAATCGCAGCGTTGATCGCTGAAGAAAACCCTGCCAGGGATTTGCTGGCAGAAAGCTATGAAGTCGGGGCACGTTTTTTCTGTGGCATCTGTCACCAGGTGTTTCCGCCTTATGGCACCTTTCCGCAGTGGGAAGCCGTATCTACCTCTACTTTAGCTAACGATTTCAGAGCTATTATTGATCAGTATTCCAATATCGCTGTTGAAATCATGTATGTGGATGGCGATTTGGCTTCACCCGAATTATTTGCTTACTTGGAAGAGGTTGGCATCAAAGTGGTCAGCGATCGCAGTCCGGACCTACCTCGAAGTAACTGGATCGGCACAATCGCCGTCGATCCAGCCCCGGCACTGGAAGCCATCTGGCCGGACCTCATTGCGGCAGGGGCTGGCAAGCAGGTTCCAGCATTAATTGTGCTGACGGACCGACACAGCGGATTATTATCTGCAGGGCGCTACCGCTTATTTGAGGCGATGACGACAGACTTACAATCAGGCATGGTTTCAATTGAAATCACGCCTTAG
- a CDS encoding SH3 domain-containing protein, producing the protein MSLPSSESLPNDINDLPPARQRHIRRQPRSVSLAEQQILLDSLIKLTTPTPAFFIRALLGAVTLGCAFYLQNLALLVVAIVVFPFQTPLFGLALYPLTLNAKHAVKALVSTLLLILLSFAAGILAGLFQPFKYPDALGLFRFTSPYWLDIALVAISAFFSALTLIRKGKIPEGLGVLLSYMVVVPFAVIGFGLTYWSGALFVSLEHLGLAFLFAVFAFIVFGFPPKKPLGWLVVITVLAITLAVSSVGLNFSVNQVPVAPTGLPNATYRVIASISPAAPTKPVPTNTMTPTDIPPTATLAPTLAPTGLPTATSEPTTQWGVVKSETGAVIRKEPNFNAEVIGYANNADRIEILGEFTALNGSLWFEVRTAPEQTGWLLGSLLQTQTPVPTPAN; encoded by the coding sequence ATGAGCTTACCCAGCAGTGAATCCCTTCCGAACGATATCAACGATTTACCCCCGGCACGACAACGCCACATCCGCCGCCAACCCCGATCCGTTTCGCTGGCGGAACAGCAAATCCTGCTCGATTCCCTCATCAAACTCACCACACCCACACCCGCATTTTTTATTCGGGCATTGCTGGGCGCGGTTACGCTTGGATGTGCGTTCTACCTTCAAAACCTGGCGCTGTTGGTCGTCGCTATCGTGGTCTTTCCGTTTCAGACGCCATTGTTTGGGTTGGCACTCTATCCGCTGACTCTCAACGCCAAACACGCAGTCAAGGCGCTGGTCAGTACGCTGCTGTTGATTCTGCTCTCCTTTGCCGCAGGCATCCTGGCAGGTTTATTCCAGCCATTTAAATATCCCGACGCCTTAGGACTCTTTCGCTTTACCTCTCCCTACTGGCTTGATATAGCGCTCGTCGCCATAAGCGCGTTTTTTAGCGCACTGACTTTAATCAGGAAAGGAAAAATCCCTGAGGGATTAGGCGTCCTGCTTTCCTATATGGTAGTGGTGCCCTTTGCTGTGATCGGTTTTGGATTGACCTACTGGTCAGGAGCACTTTTTGTTAGCCTGGAGCATTTGGGGCTGGCATTCCTGTTTGCAGTTTTTGCCTTCATTGTTTTTGGTTTTCCTCCGAAGAAACCGCTGGGCTGGCTTGTGGTGATCACCGTCCTGGCCATCACCCTGGCCGTAAGCAGCGTGGGCTTGAATTTCTCTGTGAATCAGGTCCCCGTCGCGCCGACCGGGCTGCCAAATGCCACCTACAGGGTGATAGCGTCTATCAGCCCCGCTGCGCCGACCAAACCTGTCCCAACAAATACCATGACGCCAACCGATATTCCACCCACAGCGACCCTCGCACCGACCCTGGCGCCCACCGGCTTGCCAACAGCAACATCTGAACCCACAACGCAATGGGGTGTGGTTAAATCGGAGACAGGCGCCGTCATCCGTAAAGAACCCAACTTCAACGCAGAAGTTATTGGCTATGCGAATAACGCCGACCGAATTGAAATTCTGGGGGAGTTTACTGCCCTGAACGGCTCACTCTGGTTTGAAGTCCGAACGGCACCAGAGCAGACAGGCTGGTTGTTGGGTTCGCTTTTGCAGACTCAAACCCCGGTTCCAACACCTGCAAATTAA
- a CDS encoding glutamate mutase L translates to MSGPTRHPYALLGLDVGGVNSRACLVGISDGKYRLLASARSLTSLGQDLHIGSGVDRAVQALQRKTYHLFLNEGGGLLMPVDRIGRGLDRVGMTLSAGRRIRVALVGLSDQGSLKAARALVDSLPICAVAHLDAAMQMDEQRAIERLLAALPEILIVTGGEDHGATEMMRRTLEIVRTICGILPQAAKPLILYAGNAAMEAAAKQRLERVARLRIVPNLQPTFGKYDLTLAQNYLEREILRSCKTDLHGSEALFALTENLFGLTGLGAERMIRWLSQVRADDSEKVTSRGFLAVDLGGVYTTLAASQNGISGAVMLEKFPDLAQRDQQATAQAICDWSATSVTFDEADQFLCNYAMVPRWIPDTQKMLSLSLSFARYRLQQGLISLARNHDWLEYHPEHGLDGYFEPIIASGAVLTGAPDPALVMLTLLDGLQPRQITTMVLDRHHLLPLLAKFGEVEPLVPVHLLSSPAFENLGTVISTVGELPRGKTALSVDVKTASGASFGQEVQHGRLACLKVPQGEPAVLELNPHRRVDIGFGGRGRGGRLKVVGGKLGVVIDARGRPLQLPKQPESRIELLNRWQRMLQDDHG, encoded by the coding sequence ATGAGCGGGCCGACCAGACACCCTTATGCGCTTTTAGGGCTGGATGTGGGTGGGGTGAATTCACGCGCCTGCCTGGTTGGGATTTCTGATGGAAAATATCGCTTACTCGCAAGCGCTCGTTCGTTGACCTCCCTTGGACAAGACCTGCACATTGGCAGCGGCGTTGACCGGGCTGTGCAAGCCTTGCAGAGGAAAACCTATCACCTGTTTCTAAATGAAGGTGGCGGTTTATTAATGCCGGTTGACCGCATCGGGCGTGGGTTAGACCGGGTTGGGATGACCCTATCTGCTGGAAGGCGGATCAGGGTAGCCCTGGTGGGACTTTCCGATCAGGGTTCTCTCAAAGCCGCCAGAGCTTTAGTTGATTCGCTGCCCATATGTGCCGTTGCCCATTTAGATGCTGCAATGCAAATGGATGAGCAACGCGCCATTGAGAGGTTGCTGGCTGCATTGCCGGAGATATTGATTGTTACCGGTGGCGAGGATCACGGCGCAACAGAGATGATGCGCCGAACCCTTGAAATCGTGCGCACCATCTGCGGTATATTGCCCCAAGCCGCCAAACCGCTGATCCTTTATGCCGGGAATGCTGCCATGGAAGCCGCAGCAAAACAACGTTTGGAGCGGGTTGCCAGGTTGCGGATTGTGCCCAATCTTCAGCCGACCTTTGGCAAGTACGACCTTACGCTTGCTCAAAATTACCTGGAACGTGAGATCCTGCGTTCGTGCAAGACAGATTTACACGGGTCTGAGGCTTTGTTTGCGCTCACGGAGAATTTGTTTGGGCTCACAGGGCTCGGGGCAGAGCGGATGATCCGCTGGCTCAGCCAGGTAAGAGCGGATGATTCAGAAAAGGTCACCTCAAGGGGTTTTCTGGCGGTTGACCTGGGCGGCGTGTACACCACGCTTGCAGCAAGCCAAAATGGTATCAGCGGGGCTGTGATGTTGGAAAAATTTCCTGACCTGGCCCAGCGGGATCAGCAGGCGACTGCACAGGCGATTTGTGATTGGTCAGCCACATCGGTGACCTTTGACGAAGCTGACCAGTTTTTATGCAATTACGCAATGGTGCCCAGGTGGATTCCTGACACCCAGAAAATGCTCAGCCTCTCCCTGTCCTTTGCCCGTTATCGGCTGCAGCAGGGATTAATTAGCCTGGCAAGGAACCATGATTGGCTGGAATATCATCCAGAACACGGTTTGGACGGGTATTTTGAGCCTATCATTGCCAGCGGCGCTGTGCTTACCGGTGCACCAGACCCTGCCCTTGTGATGTTGACCTTGTTGGACGGGCTCCAGCCGCGCCAAATTACCACCATGGTGCTTGATCGACACCATCTTCTTCCGCTTTTAGCCAAGTTTGGAGAAGTCGAACCCCTTGTACCGGTACATTTATTGTCTTCCCCGGCATTTGAAAATTTGGGAACAGTCATTTCGACGGTAGGAGAACTGCCCCGGGGAAAAACAGCTCTGTCAGTTGATGTAAAAACCGCATCCGGCGCAAGTTTCGGTCAGGAGGTGCAACACGGCCGGTTAGCATGCCTGAAGGTTCCCCAGGGTGAGCCAGCTGTGCTCGAATTAAACCCTCATCGCCGCGTGGACATCGGGTTTGGTGGTCGGGGGCGGGGAGGACGGCTAAAGGTGGTCGGTGGCAAGCTGGGAGTTGTGATCGATGCGCGCGGCCGCCCCTTGCAACTGCCAAAGCAACCCGAATCACGAATTGAATTGCTGAATCGCTGGCAGCGCATGTTGCAGGATGATCATGGATAA